The genomic region CGGCGCGCCGGGGATCATCGTCATTGCCGGTACCGGGCAAGTGGCGTATGGCGAAAATGGCGCGGCCAGTCATAAGGCGGGCGGCTATGGATATTTGATCGACGATTCCGGCAGCGGCTATGGGGTGGGGCGCGCGGCGCTCGCCGCCGTGCTGAAGGCTGCGGACGGTCTGGGGGAGCGGACGATCCTGACCGAGCGCATTCAAGACGTCGTGGGGCTCGGAGCGCCGGAGATCATTGCGGCGGTCTATGGCGGGGCGCTGGACCGGGTCAGGATCGCGTCGCTCTCTAAGGTCGTCGCGGATGCGGCGAACGACGATGGGGACCATGTCAGCCAGCGTATCTTGATGCAGGCGGGCGGGGCGCTGGCGCAGATCGCCGAAGCGGTTTCACGTAAGATCTTTACGGCGGACGATCCGCCGTTTCCGATCGTCCCGATCGGCAGCCTGTGGCGGGCGGGCGATTATCTGAAAAATGTCTTTGTCCGATCTGCACACCGTTTTGCTCCGCAGGCGACGATTATCGAGCCCCTGGAGCCTCCCGTTCAGGGCGCGGTGCTGCGCGCCCTGCGACTTTAGTGTTTCACACTCAAGAAAAATGTGAAAATCCCTCTTGACAAACTTCCGCGCCCGTGAGTAAACTGTATACGGTTTTGGCACTCGGATGTGCTGAGTGCTAATGCACGGTTTAAAACTCGAAACTCACCCAGGAGGTCGCAACGATTATGGCAGTCAATTTCCGACCGCTTTCCGACAAAGTGTTGGTGAAGCCCAGCGACGCTGAGACGCAGACGGCGGGGGGCATCTTTATCCCGGATTCCGCCAAGCAGAAGCCCCAGGAAGGCGAAGTCATCGCCGTCGGCCCCGGCCGCGTTCTTGATGACGGCAGCCGCTCGACCCTGACCGTTCAGGTCGGCGACAAGGTTATCTACTCCAAGTACGGCGGCACGGAGCTCAAGCTCGACGGCGCCGAGTACGTGATCTTGGACGAGGATCAGATCTACGCCGTCCACGCCGCTTAAACCCGCGAACTTTCCCGCCGCCTTCCCAGGCGGCGACACACGATCGATGAAAATCGAAAGGATACACCATGGCCGCAAAAACACTGCTTTTTAATGAGGAAGCCCGCCGAGCGCTGGAGCGCGGCGCGAACGCCGTCGCGAACGCCGTCAAGGTGACCCTCGGACCGAAGGGACGCAACGTCGTCATCGACAAGAAGTGGGGCAGCCCCACGATCACCAAGGACGGCGTCACTGTCGCCAAGGAGATCGAGCTTGACGATCCGTATGAGAACCTCGGCGCGCAGCTCGTGAAGGAAGTCGCCTCCAAGACCAATGACGTCGCGGGCGACGGCACCACCACCGCCACCGTTCTGGCTCAGGCCATCGTCAACGAAGGCCTGCGCTACGTCGCGGCCGGCGGCAACCCGATCGCGCTTCGCCGCGGCATCGAACTGGCGGTTGAGAAGGCGGTCGAGGAACTCGGCAAGCGCAAGATCGAAGTCACCGACAAGGCCGGCATCGCGCAGGTCGCCTCCATCTCCGGCAACGACACCGAGATCGGCAACCTGATCGCCGACGCTCTGGACAAAGTCGGCAAGGACGGCGTCATCACCGTCGAAGAGAGCAAGGGCACCGAGACCACGCTGGACGTCGTCGAAGGCCTTCAGTTCGACAAGGGTTACATCTCCCCCTACTTCGTCACCGATCCCGAGCGCCAGGAAGCGTCCCTGGACAACCCGCTGATCCTGATCTTCGAAAAGAAGATCTCCAGCGCCCAGGACCTCGTTCCGCTGCTGGAGAAGGTCTCCCAGTCCCGCCGCCCGCTGCTGATCATCGCGGAAGACGTCGATGGCGAGGCCCTGGCGACCCTGGTCGTCAACAAGCTGCGCGGCATCCTGAATGTCGTCGCGGTCAAGGCTCCCGGCTTCGGCGACCGCCGCAAGGCTCAGCTGGAGGACATCGCTGTCCTGACCGCCGGCCGCTTCATCACGGAAGACCTCGGCGTCAAGCTGACCGGCGTGACCCTGGAAGACCTGGGCTCCGCGAAGAAGGTCACGATCTCCAAGGACGAGACCATCCTGGTCGAAGGCGGCGGCGCGGCCGATGCGGTCAAGGGCCGTGTCGAGCAGCTGCGACGCCAGATCGATAACACGGACTCCTCCTACGACAAGGAAAAGCTGCAGGAACGGCTCGCGAAGCTGTCCGGCGGCGTGGCCGTCATTTCCGTCGGCGCCGCGACTGAGACTGAGCTCAAAGAGAAGAAGCATCGCTTCGAAGACGCTCTCTCCGCCACCCGCGCGGCGGTGGAAGAAGGCATCGTTCCCGGCGGCGGCGCGACCCTGGTCTCGCTGATCCCGGCTCTGGTGGGCATCGGCGAAACCGACGACGAGAAGGTCGGCGCCTCCATCGTGCGCCGCGCTCTCGAAGAGCCCCTCCGCCAGATCGCCGCAAACGCCGGCCTCGAAGGCTCCGTTGTGGTCGAGAAGGTCAAGAACCTGCCCCAGGGCCATGGCCTGAACGCCCTGACCGAGGAGTACGTCGACCTGATCGCCGCCGGCATCGTCGACCCCGCAAAGGTCACCCGCTCCGCGCTGCAAAACGCGGCCTCCATCGCGTCCATGATCCTCTCGACCAACTCGCTGGTCGTGGAGAAGAAGGACAAGAAGGGCGGCTCAAGCAACGGCGGCGGCCACGACGACGACGATTACTAGTCCCTAGCAAAAACGCCTCCTCTCTCCCAAACGGGAGAGAGGAGGCGTTTTTTTATGTGTTCCGACCTTTCGAAGCTATTGCCTTCGATTAATTCCCTGGCGCTTCGTGCGCTCCCTGCGGCGCAAACCCACCCCGGCGCTTCGCGCCACCCCTCCCGCGACGGGAAGGGTTATTTCAGAGTATGTTATCGCAAACGACTATCGTAAGAGGCAATCCTACAAACCCTTCCCGTCGCGGGAGGGGTGGCGCGAAGCGCCGGGGTGGGTTTGCCTGGGAGGGGCGGCCGGAGGCCGGGGGTAGGTAGGACCTGGGGCGCACGAAGCGCCGGGGTGGGTTTGCGCCGCAGGAAGCGGTCGAAAGCCGAGGTTTGCACCGAAATCCCCGAAGCGCCATGGTGGTTTGCCAGGGTGGGGCAGTCGAAGGCCAAGGTAGGTCACACGGGCAGCCAAGGCGTCGGGGGCGGCGGGTCAGCCTATAGACGCCGCCCCAACCCAACGGGCAAACTACCGACCCTTCGGGTGCGCCTGCTCCCATCGGATCGCCCAGATGGAGCGATGTCGTACGCGTGGTCTCCAAACGGGGCGCTTCGCCGCATAGCGCTTGACTGCTGGCTTGGCAGCTGGTTTGACAGCCGCCGCGATCGGCTTGGGAGCCGGCGGGGCAGGCTTTGGCGGCGCGGGGGCGGCGATGGGATGCGGGGCCGGCGCGGTGTGAGTCGCGGCGGGGGCGGGCGTCGCTGGTTTTGGCGCGGGGGCGGCGTGGGCGGCCGCTTCGCGCTGCTTGGCGAGCGCCTGCTGTTTGCGGTCCCAGGCGATGGCCCAGGGGGATCGCTTGATCAAGTGTCCGTTTTTCCAGATATAGGTGCGGACCGAATTATTGTCGCCCTCGGTGTCGGAGATGCGGGGGGCGCCGGGCTGCGCGATGACCGCGCCGGGCGGAACCTTGACCACATGGTGCGGAACGGACCCTGGTTTGACCGGAGACGGCGTCGGAGGCGCAGTGACGACTTGCGGCGCCGGCTTGGGCGTGGCCGGTGTCGTGGGGGCTGCGACGACCGGTTTGGGCGCGACGGGCGTAATGGCGGCGGTGGGCGCGGGGTGGGACGCGGGCGCCGAAACGACAGTCGCCGGCTGCGGGGGCGGAGCTGCGTGCGGCGCCGCCGGCTTCGCTGCGGGACGTGTAGCGACTGGAGCGAGGACGGTGACTGGGAGCCTGGGCGTGAGGCGCGCGTGCGGCCAGTCCATGGCGACCCGTACGCCGACCAGGCTGACGACGGCGAGCGTCGCCAGCACGTAACGCAGAGTCGGGTTTGCGAATTCCCCGGCGAGCACGGGAATCAGGCGCGCCATGCCGCCGGCGACGAGCAGGGCGAAGATCGGCGCCAGCGGTGGCCATGACTGGCCCGGCTGGAGAAAATAGAAGAGGGATTCCGCGGCGGCGTACAGAACTGTCCACACAATGAACGGCAGCCAGCGCTGTCGCCGCAGCGGTTCGCCGAGCTCCGCGAGGAACGGCCAGAGGAACCAGGCGAGGACGGCGTTGCCGCCCAGGATCGCCTGACCGAGCAAAATGGGCGTGATGCCGATTCGGAGCGCGGGCGGCGCATAGCGCAGACTGTAGGCGACCAGGGCGCCCAGCGCCGTCGTGATCAGAAACAGCCCAATGGGTCGCCAGCGCAGGCGGGAATCGTCGCTGGGGGGCATGCAGAGCAGAGCCGCGCCCAGTAATAGGCCGTCGGGACGGATGACGGATGCGATGGCCGCCAGAAGCGCGGCGCCGATGAGCTGTCCGCCCGCCATGGCGGCGAAGGCTGCGGTGCACAGAAGCGTGAAGACGGCCGTCTCAGGATGGCCGATCAGGCTGCCGGTGTAGGTCAGACTGAGCGCGAGGAGCGCGCCGGCGATGACGCCGGTCGTGCGGTCGCGAACGCGCCAGCCGATAAAGTACAGGCCGGCGACGGTCGCGGCGGCGGCGAACGCGCCGATGTCGCCGATCGCGTCAACGCCGAAGCGGATCACGGTAGCCGCCAGGCTCAGGATTGCGAGAGTGGTCAGCCAAAGGGTATCGACCGGACGGAATTTCGGACGCGGCGCTCTTTGGGCGAACGCGCGGCGTGAAAAGCCGCGCGCTTGCAGAGGAGAACCAGGGTGGCTGTTTTGTGTCATAATGGGTCGTTCGGATAAAACGGGTCGCTTGAGCGTGTGAGGCAATGCGGGAAATGCGCAAGCGCTTCAAAAAATATAACACAGGCGTCGGCGGAGTGTCAACAAATTTATGAAAGCGCTTATCCTCAGCGGAGGCCGCGGAACTCGATTGCGGCCGATTACGCACACCAGCGCCAAGCAGCTCGTGCCGGTTGCAAATAAGCCGATTCTCTTCTACGCCATCGAAGCGATCAAGAACGCGGGCATCACGGATATCGGCATTATCGTCGGCGATACGCACGCTGAGATAAGAAAAGCCTGCGGAGACGGCGCGCAGTGGGGCGTGAAAATCACGTATATTCCCCAGGACGCCCCGCTGGGCCTTGCGCACGCCGTCAAGATCTCCGAAGAGTTCATGGCCGGCGAGTCGTTCGTCATGTACCTGGGCGACAATCTTGTCAAAGACGGCATCACGACTCTGGTGGACGAGTTCCGGGGTCAGGGGTATAATGCCCAAATCTTACTGGCGCATGTCAAGAACCCGACGGACTTCGGGGTCGCCGAGCTGGATGGCGGTCGTGTCGTTCATCTGGTCGAAAAGCCGAAGGAGCCGAAGACGGACCTGGCGCTCGTGGGCGTCTATATGTTCGACGCCAGCATCTTCAAGGCGGTCAACAGTATCCAGCCGTCGGCGCGCGGCGAACTGGAGATCACCGACGCGATCCAGTATTTGATCGACAACGGTTATAAAGTCCATTCGCATGTCATCGCCTCCTGGTGGAAGGACACTGGAAAGCTGGAAGACATGCTGGAGGCTAATCGAATTGTGCTCGACGGGCTGGAAGCGCTGTGCGAAGGCGATGTCGACGACGATTCCAGTCTGCTCGGCAAAGTCCATGTGGCGAAGGGCGCCCGCATCGTCAACTCCGTCGTGCGCGGCCCGGCGATCATCGGCGAAAACACGCTGGTCGAGAACGCCTATATCGGCCCGTTCACCAGCGTCTATTATGGATGCACGATCAAGAACTGCGAAATCGAGCATTCTATCGTACTGGAAAGAAGCGAGATCGTCGATCTTGGAACGCGTGTCGAAGACAGCCTGATCGGCAAAAACGTGAAGGTCGGCAGCACCACGCGCAAGCCGAAGGCCTATCGGTTTATGCTCGGGGATAACTCCGAGGTCAGTGTTATTCAGTAAGTGTTTGGGCAAACCCACTCCCTTGCAAACCCACCCCCGCGCTTCGCGCGACCCCTCCCGTCGCCGGGAAGGGTAATTTCAGAGCGTGGTATCGCAGACGGCTTTCGTCAGAGGCAATCTTACTTACCCTTCCCGGCGACGGGAGGGGTCGCGCGAAGCGCGGGGGTGGGTTTGCAAGGGAGTGGGTTTGCCCCCAGACATCAAGAAAAGTCGCACCACTGTTATGTCAGCAAGCGCTCCGGCGCATTCAGGAAGGAAATATCGATCGATGGCGGATCCAATCACCACAGCCTCCGGGCTGCAATATGAAGACATTAAGGTCGGCGAGGGCGAGAGTCCGCAGACCGGACAGACGGTCACGGTGCATTACACCGGCACGCTGACCGACGGCTCCAAGTTCGACTCGTCGCGCGATCGCGGTACGCCGTTCAACTTCAAACTTGGCGTCGGCCAGGTCATCAAAGGATGGGATGAGGGCGTTGCGACCATGAAGATGGGCGGACAGCGGATTCTCACCGTTCCCGGCGATCTGGGCTATGGTCCGCGCGGATATCCCGGCGTCATTCCGCCCAACGCCACGCTGGTGTTCGACGTCGAGCTGATCAGCTTCAAGTAAGGGCGTCGTCATGACCTTGTCTCTGGAAGACCTTGGTCCCGAGTTCCGGGACAAGGTCACGACTCAGCAATACGATCCCGCGCCTCGGATCGATGGGGTGCGCCTCATCGATCTGCGCCTGATGTCGGACGACGGCGGCTCCTTTGCCGAACTCATCCGTTTGGACGAAGAAGGCAACCTCGAAGGCGTTCCCGGATTTAAGGTCCGGCAGTCGTCCTACTCCTTGATGCTTCCCGGAGTCATCAAAGCGTTTCATCTGCATTACAATCAGGAAGACGTGTGGTTTGTGCCGCCGACCGATCGAATTGTGGTCGGATTACTGGACGCGCGCAAGGATTCGCCCTCTTACGATGTTCGGATGCGGCTGATGATGGGCGGCGGAAAGGCGCAGCTGCTCTACATTCCACGCGGCGTCGCGCACGGGGGCGCCAATCTCACGACGCAGCCCGCCGTGATCTTTTATTACGTCAACCAGCACTTTTCCCTCAGCGATCCCGACGAGCGCCGCTTGCCGTGGGACGCCGCCGGCAAGGACTTCTGGGAAATGACGCGAGGTTAGAAGCGCCATGTCCTTTCCCACCGTCTACTGGCCCGCCTGGGACGCCGACGCGACGTTCTTCCCCGGCTCCGAGCTTCCCTCCGCCAGCGAAAGCCGTCTCTACGCCGTTCTTTCCTTTGTCTTTTACGGCGATAAGATCG from Capsulimonas corticalis harbors:
- a CDS encoding dTDP-4-dehydrorhamnose 3,5-epimerase family protein; the protein is MTLSLEDLGPEFRDKVTTQQYDPAPRIDGVRLIDLRLMSDDGGSFAELIRLDEEGNLEGVPGFKVRQSSYSLMLPGVIKAFHLHYNQEDVWFVPPTDRIVVGLLDARKDSPSYDVRMRLMMGGGKAQLLYIPRGVAHGGANLTTQPAVIFYYVNQHFSLSDPDERRLPWDAAGKDFWEMTRG
- the groES gene encoding co-chaperone GroES — its product is MAVNFRPLSDKVLVKPSDAETQTAGGIFIPDSAKQKPQEGEVIAVGPGRVLDDGSRSTLTVQVGDKVIYSKYGGTELKLDGAEYVILDEDQIYAVHAA
- a CDS encoding FKBP-type peptidyl-prolyl cis-trans isomerase, which translates into the protein MVSQTAFVRGNLTYPSRRREGSREARGWVCKGVGLPPDIKKSRTTVMSASAPAHSGRKYRSMADPITTASGLQYEDIKVGEGESPQTGQTVTVHYTGTLTDGSKFDSSRDRGTPFNFKLGVGQVIKGWDEGVATMKMGGQRILTVPGDLGYGPRGYPGVIPPNATLVFDVELISFK
- a CDS encoding N-acetylglucosamine kinase, translated to MNKLVLGIDGGGTKVLARIADETGATLGEGASGACSISAMPVAEAFASARAACEAALAGRSASEVTAVCACVAGFSVVENRYAFQALLAEWFSHAHVIVEGDFVAAFTGATAGAPGIIVIAGTGQVAYGENGAASHKAGGYGYLIDDSGSGYGVGRAALAAVLKAADGLGERTILTERIQDVVGLGAPEIIAAVYGGALDRVRIASLSKVVADAANDDGDHVSQRILMQAGGALAQIAEAVSRKIFTADDPPFPIVPIGSLWRAGDYLKNVFVRSAHRFAPQATIIEPLEPPVQGAVLRALRL
- a CDS encoding glucose-1-phosphate thymidylyltransferase, whose amino-acid sequence is MKALILSGGRGTRLRPITHTSAKQLVPVANKPILFYAIEAIKNAGITDIGIIVGDTHAEIRKACGDGAQWGVKITYIPQDAPLGLAHAVKISEEFMAGESFVMYLGDNLVKDGITTLVDEFRGQGYNAQILLAHVKNPTDFGVAELDGGRVVHLVEKPKEPKTDLALVGVYMFDASIFKAVNSIQPSARGELEITDAIQYLIDNGYKVHSHVIASWWKDTGKLEDMLEANRIVLDGLEALCEGDVDDDSSLLGKVHVAKGARIVNSVVRGPAIIGENTLVENAYIGPFTSVYYGCTIKNCEIEHSIVLERSEIVDLGTRVEDSLIGKNVKVGSTTRKPKAYRFMLGDNSEVSVIQ
- the groL gene encoding chaperonin GroEL (60 kDa chaperone family; promotes refolding of misfolded polypeptides especially under stressful conditions; forms two stacked rings of heptamers to form a barrel-shaped 14mer; ends can be capped by GroES; misfolded proteins enter the barrel where they are refolded when GroES binds) gives rise to the protein MAAKTLLFNEEARRALERGANAVANAVKVTLGPKGRNVVIDKKWGSPTITKDGVTVAKEIELDDPYENLGAQLVKEVASKTNDVAGDGTTTATVLAQAIVNEGLRYVAAGGNPIALRRGIELAVEKAVEELGKRKIEVTDKAGIAQVASISGNDTEIGNLIADALDKVGKDGVITVEESKGTETTLDVVEGLQFDKGYISPYFVTDPERQEASLDNPLILIFEKKISSAQDLVPLLEKVSQSRRPLLIIAEDVDGEALATLVVNKLRGILNVVAVKAPGFGDRRKAQLEDIAVLTAGRFITEDLGVKLTGVTLEDLGSAKKVTISKDETILVEGGGAADAVKGRVEQLRRQIDNTDSSYDKEKLQERLAKLSGGVAVISVGAATETELKEKKHRFEDALSATRAAVEEGIVPGGGATLVSLIPALVGIGETDDEKVGASIVRRALEEPLRQIAANAGLEGSVVVEKVKNLPQGHGLNALTEEYVDLIAAGIVDPAKVTRSALQNAASIASMILSTNSLVVEKKDKKGGSSNGGGHDDDDY